A stretch of Vibrio sp. B1FLJ16 DNA encodes these proteins:
- a CDS encoding class II aldolase/adducin family protein, with product MNSSIRNQVSEQEWQLRVELAACYRLVAEFGWDDLIFTHISVRVPGPDNHFLINPYGMMFDEITASDLIKIDQNGNKLQETPHSVNHAGFIIHSCIHEARHDVGCVIHTHTRAGVAVSAQKKGHLANQPAIDLCSRLSGVS from the coding sequence ATGAACTCATCAATTAGAAATCAGGTTTCAGAACAAGAGTGGCAGTTACGTGTTGAGTTGGCGGCATGCTACAGGTTAGTGGCTGAGTTTGGTTGGGATGATTTAATCTTCACGCACATCAGTGTCAGAGTTCCCGGCCCAGACAACCACTTTCTTATCAACCCTTATGGCATGATGTTTGATGAAATCACCGCTTCTGATCTCATCAAAATCGACCAGAATGGCAATAAATTACAAGAGACGCCTCATTCGGTGAATCACGCTGGATTTATCATCCACAGCTGTATCCACGAAGCACGCCACGATGTCGGATGTGTCATCCATACGCACACCCGAGCGGGCGTTGCGGTCAGTGCGCAAAAAAAAGGGCATCTTGCCAATCAGCCAGCAATCGACTTATGTTCTCGCCTCTCTGGCGTATCATGA
- a CDS encoding class II aldolase/adducin family protein — MRKKKGILPISQQSTYVLASLAYHDYEGVAVREDEQPRLQQDLGDANFLVLRNHGLLTVGETVADAFLSMYALETTCQIQLAAQSGGSELIHIEPKIVSSITEAVKTQGVNGSIVWPALLRKLDRIDPRYKD, encoded by the coding sequence GTGCGCAAAAAAAAGGGCATCTTGCCAATCAGCCAGCAATCGACTTATGTTCTCGCCTCTCTGGCGTATCATGATTACGAAGGTGTTGCCGTACGTGAAGATGAACAACCGCGTTTGCAGCAAGATTTGGGAGACGCCAACTTCCTCGTATTACGCAATCACGGGTTGTTAACCGTTGGCGAAACCGTAGCGGATGCCTTTTTGTCTATGTATGCCTTAGAGACCACCTGCCAGATCCAACTTGCAGCACAATCAGGTGGAAGCGAGCTTATTCACATCGAACCTAAGATCGTTAGCTCGATTACAGAAGCAGTAAAAACACAAGGCGTCAATGGTTCCATCGTGTGGCCGGCGCTACTACGTAAACTCGACCGGATCGACCCACGTTATAAAGACTAG